In one window of Oleidesulfovibrio alaskensis DSM 16109 DNA:
- a CDS encoding UDP-N-acetylmuramoyl-tripeptide--D-alanyl-D-alanine ligase has protein sequence MNLEQIRDALGAVGTLGGADMTVPSGVQTDSRCVRDGELFFCISGERFDGHTFAAEVLEKGACAVVAERPPFSMDEMQDRQDRPVLIVPDTVAALGRLALHHRMGASAVVTGITGTAGKTTVKELLAHVLSVRGATARNHLNRNNQIGLPLSMLAATGDERFWVMEAGISQAADMDELGSVLRPDLAVVLNVGQGHLSGLGDKGVAHYKARLLKHIARGGVGLVSADYPDLLAEARKNCGELRLFSAVDPAVPYFCEYAGPAGEGRGLYRVRLESREFETEAPFRGAYGAENVIAVAAAAHILGLTSAEIAEGLRTAELPQQRFNCRRYGRWLVIDDTYNANPLSAGRMVESTAENACGEPVVFVMGEMLELGEAAAQAHTELGRALGRACPAAVFWKGGHGGHVQEGLHAEGWNGPFVPVADAGAFLRAFGALGIASGTVLFKGSRSNRLETFAEAFCSAVQNGQEGR, from the coding sequence ATGAATCTGGAACAGATACGCGACGCTCTGGGCGCCGTGGGAACGCTGGGCGGAGCGGACATGACCGTGCCTTCCGGTGTGCAGACCGACAGCCGGTGCGTGCGCGACGGCGAATTGTTCTTCTGCATATCCGGCGAACGGTTTGACGGGCATACCTTTGCGGCGGAAGTGCTGGAAAAAGGTGCCTGCGCCGTGGTTGCCGAAAGACCTCCTTTTTCCATGGATGAAATGCAGGACAGGCAGGACCGTCCGGTGCTTATCGTGCCGGACACCGTGGCGGCGCTGGGCAGGCTGGCGCTGCACCACCGTATGGGGGCTTCTGCCGTGGTCACCGGCATCACCGGCACCGCGGGCAAAACCACGGTGAAGGAACTGCTGGCCCATGTGCTTTCCGTGCGGGGCGCAACAGCCAGAAATCATCTGAACAGAAACAATCAGATAGGGTTGCCTCTTTCCATGCTGGCAGCTACCGGCGATGAGCGCTTCTGGGTGATGGAGGCCGGCATCAGTCAGGCCGCGGACATGGATGAACTGGGCAGCGTGCTGCGCCCTGATCTGGCGGTGGTGCTTAATGTGGGACAGGGGCACCTGAGCGGTCTGGGCGACAAAGGCGTGGCCCACTACAAGGCCCGTCTGCTGAAGCATATCGCGCGCGGCGGTGTGGGACTGGTGAGTGCCGATTATCCCGACCTGCTGGCGGAAGCCCGTAAAAACTGCGGAGAACTCCGGCTGTTTTCGGCTGTGGACCCTGCAGTGCCGTATTTCTGCGAATATGCCGGTCCGGCGGGTGAAGGCCGCGGGCTGTACCGTGTACGGCTGGAAAGCCGCGAATTTGAGACCGAAGCTCCCTTCCGCGGAGCCTACGGTGCCGAAAACGTCATCGCCGTTGCTGCCGCAGCCCATATACTGGGCCTGACCAGTGCCGAAATAGCCGAAGGGCTGCGCACTGCCGAATTGCCGCAGCAGCGGTTCAACTGCCGTCGTTACGGCCGGTGGCTGGTCATTGACGACACCTATAACGCCAACCCGCTTTCGGCCGGACGCATGGTGGAATCAACGGCGGAAAACGCCTGCGGAGAGCCTGTGGTCTTTGTGATGGGCGAAATGCTGGAACTGGGCGAAGCCGCCGCGCAGGCTCATACGGAACTCGGCAGAGCACTGGGAAGGGCGTGCCCCGCGGCCGTTTTCTGGAAAGGCGGCCACGGCGGGCATGTGCAGGAAGGACTGCACGCCGAGGGCTGGAACGGCCCGTTTGTGCCCGTGGCTGATGCAGGAGCGTTTCTGCGTGCTTTCGGTGCGCTGGGCATCGCTTCCGGCACGGTCTTGTTTAAAGGATCGCGCAGCAACAGGCTGGAGACGTTTGCGGAAGCCTTCTGCAGTGCAGTCCAGAACGGTCAGGAAGGGAGATAA